The nucleotide sequence GCGAAGGTGGTGGGCTTGCCGCCGCGGCGGGCCGGGAACCAGATGCCGAGGTTCGGCATGGACTTGGACTGGGCGTAGTTCATCTGGACATCGCCGTTGGCGACGAGCAGTTCGCCCTTGTCGACCTTGGGCGCCAGCTTGCCGGTGGACGCGGCCGGGCCGACGTTGTTCTTCTGCAGCTTGGCCAGGTACTCCATGGCGGGCTTCTCGCCGCCGAAGTCGTGCATCGCCTTGATGAGGACGGCGGTGCCGTCCCCGGCGACGCCCGGGGTGGAGTACTGGAGCTTGTTCTTGTAGCTCCCGTCGAGGAGGTCCTCCCAGGTGGCGGGGGCCCGCTTCACCTTCTTGGTGTGGTGGACGAAGCCGAAGTAGTTGTTGACCACGGCCGTCCAGGTGCCGTTCGCGGCCTTGTCGGCGCCGCCGACCTGATCGGCGCCCTTCGGGGTGTACTTCCGCAGCAGGCCCTTGGCGTCGGCCTGCTGGATGAACGGCGGGAGGGTGACGAGGACGTCGGCCTGCGGATTGAACTTCTCGCGGGTGGCGCGCTGCACCATCTCCCCGGAGCCGCCCTCGACGTACTCGACCTTGATGCCGGTCTCCTTCTGGAAGTCCTTGAAGATCCGGTCGTACCAGCCGTCGCCCTTCTCGCCCTTGAGGCCGTCGGCGCTGTAGACGGTGACGACCTTCTCGTCGGAGGCGGCGGTGTTGCCGCCGCAGGCGGTCAGCGGGAGGGCGAGGACGCAGAGGGCGGCGAGCGGCTTGCGGATGTTCGTGGGCATGGCGAGGTGAACTCCTTGCGGTGGGAGGGGAATCGCGGGGTCAGCGGTAGGAGGCCCGGGTGCGGATCCGGGAGACGGCGAGCAGCACCAGCAGGGTCGCCGCCATCAGGACCACGGCGATCGCGGAGCCGGTGAACAGGGCGCCGCGGTCGGTGGCGGCGTAGATCAGGACCGGCAGCGGGGTCCAGTCGGGCGGGTAGAGCATCATCGTGGCGCTCAACTCGCCCATGGACAGGGCGAAACAGAGGCCGACGGCCGCGGTCAGGGACGGCAGCAGCAGCGGCAGCCTGACCCGCCAGAGCACGGCGGCGGGGCGGGCGCCGAGCGAGGCCGCCGCCTGCTCGTACGCCGGGTCCAGACGGGTGATCGCCGCGGCCACCGACTGGTGGGCGAAGGCGGTGACCAGGACGGTGTGGGCGGTGATCACGATCCAGCGGGTGCCGTTGAGGAGCACCGGCGGCTGGGAGAAGGCCACCAGGATCGCCAGGCCGACGACGACGGAGGGGACGGCGACCGGCAGCACGAACAGGGCGTCCAGGACCTTGCGCGACCGCCTCTTCAGGCCCGCCGCCGCGAGCGCGGCCCAGGTGCCCACGGCCAGCGCCAGCAGGCTCGCGGTGACCGCCGTGACCAGGCTGGTGGTGAGCGCCTGGAGGGCCTCGCCACGGGTGGCGGCCTGGTAGTTGGCGGTGGTCATTCCCGAGGGCAGGACGCCGGACCAGTGGGTGGCGAAGGAGGCGCCGAGGACGACGAGGAGCGGGAGGGCGAAGAGGGGCAGGAAGAGGATCAGGAAGACGCTCCACACGGCCCATCTCGCCTTGCGGCTATGCACCAGCACGGCGGCTCACCACCCGGTAGAGGCCGTAGAGGCCCACGGAGATCAGGACGTTGACGACGGCGACCACGCAGGCGCCCGGGTAGTCGGACTCCAGGATGGCCTTGCCGTAGACGAGCATCGGCAGGGTCGTGACGCCCTTGGCGCCGGTGAAGAGCACGATGCCGAACTCGTTGAGGCACAGCACCAGGACCAGGCTGCCGCCCGCCGCGAGGGCGGGCAGTGCCTCGGGCAGGATGAGCTGCCGGATGATCCGGGGCGCCCGGGCGCCGAGCGAACTGGCCGCCTCCAGCTGCGCGGTGTCGAGCTGGGAGAACGCGGCGAGCAGCGGACGCACCACGAACGGCGTGAAGTACGTGATCTCGGCGAGCAGTACGCCCCAGGGTGTGGTGAGGAACTGGAAGGGCCCCTCACCGGCGCCGGTGACATCCGTCCACAGACCGTTGGCCATGCCGGTCGAGCCGTAGACGAACAGCAGGGCGAGGGTGATCAGGAAGGACGGGAAGGACAGGAAGACATCGATGAAGCGTGCGGCGGCCCGTGCCCCCGGGAAGGGCACGAAGGCGATGATCAGCGCCAGCACGAAGCCGAGCACCAGGCATCCGGCGGTCGAGGCCGCCGCCAGCCACACGGTGGTCCACAGCGCCTCGCGGAACGCCTCCGAGGCGAAGACGTCGGCGTACGCCTGGACGGAGGTGCCACCGGTGTCGGGCCGTACGGACTGCTGGACGACGAGGGCCAGCGGATAGAGGAAGACCAGGGCGAGGAGGCCGACGGGCGGCAGCGCCCACGCCCAGGCCCAGGCCGCCGCGCGGGGCCGGGCCTTGGCCGGAGTGCTCAGGGTCGCGCTAGCCATGGCCGCTCACCCCGGCGGTCAGCAGCACGGCGTCCTCGGGCGCGAAGTGCACGGTCACGGGGTCGCCATGGGCCGGTGGCTCGCGCAGCTCCCGCACGTCGGCCATCACCCGGTGCCCTGCCACATCGACGTACAGCCGGTGGGTGGCGCCCCGCCACTGGATCTCCGCCACCGTGCCGGTGAGCCGGTTGGGGCCCGCACCGATGCCGACCAGATGGGGGCGTACGCACAGGGTGGCGGTCGCGCCCGGTACGGCCCCCGCCGTGTCGACCGCGATCTCGGCGTCGGCGAAGGACACGCCCGCGGAACCGACCGTCACCGGCAGCAGATTGGCGTTGCCGACGAAGGAGGCGGTGAACGCGTCGGCCGGGGCCCGGTACAGCTCCCGCGGGGTGCCGCACGCCTGGAGCCGGGCCTTGTCCATCACCGCGATCCGGTCGGCGAGGGTGAGCGCCTCGACCTGGTCATGGGTGACGTACAGGATCGACACCTCGGGCAACTCCCGGTGCAGCCGGGCGAGTTCGGCCAGCATGCCGGAGCGGAGCCGGGCGTCGAGCGCGGACAGCGGCTCGTCGAGGAGGAGGACGTCCGGGCGGATGGCGAGCGCGCGGGCGATGGCCACGCGCTGCTGCTGGCCGCCGGACAGCTCGCGCGGGTGGCGGCGGGCGTAGGCGGCCATGCCGGTCATCTCCAGCGCCTCGGCGACCCGGGCCCGGATCTCGGCCTTGGGCACCTTGCGGGCCTTGAGGCCGAACGCGACGTTGTCCTCGACCCGCAGATGCGGGAAGAGCGCGTAACTCTGGACGACCATCCCGATGCCCCGCCGGTGCGGTGGCAGGTCGGTGACGTCGCGGTCGCCGAGGAAGACCCGCCCGGAGGCGGGCCGTACGAACCCGGCGACCGCCCGCAGCGCGGTGGTCTTGCCGGATCCGGACGGCCCGAGCAGCGCCATGACCTCGCCGGGTGCCACCGTGAGGTCGAGGGCGTCCAGGACGACGTTCCCGTCGTAGGCGACGGTGACCGCGTCGAAGCGGATGCCCATCAGCCGACTCCCCGCAGCAGGGCGGGCAGGTCGGCGACCGAGTCCAGTACGTGGGTCGCCCCGGCCGCGCGGAACGCCTCGTCGCCGTGGGCCCCGGTGCGCACCCCGGCGACCAGCCCCGCCCCGGCCCGGACGCCGCTGAGCATGTCGTAGGAGGTGTCGCCGACGACGGCCACCTGGGCCACGTCCTCGGCGGCCCTGGTCCGCAGGAACGCCTCCAGCACCATGTCCGGGTACGGCCGCCCGCGCCCGCCCGCGTCGGCGGGGCACAGGGTGAGCGGCACCAGGTCGCGCCAGCCGAGCGCGTCCAGGATGGCGTCCTGGGTGACGCGGGCGAAGCCGGTGGTGAGGACGACGGTACGGCCGTCGGCGGCCAGCTCCTCGATGGCCTCGCGGGCCCCGGGCACGGGTGCGATCAGACCGCCGTCGACGAGTTCGCCGTACGCCCGCTCGAAGGCGGCGTTGGCGCGCTGCGCCAGCTCCTCGGCGCCGAACAGATGGCGGAAGACGGAGATCTTGGACTCGCCCATGGTGGCGCGGACATAGGCGAGCTTCTCGGCGTGGTCGGGGGTGCCGGGCCGGACGCCCAGCTCACCGGAGGCGGCGTCGAAGGCGCGCTCGACCAGGCCGCCGTCGGCGACGGTGGTGCCGGCCATGTCGAGGGCCACCAGGCGGATCGTGCCGGTGGTATCGGTGGTATCGGTCGGGGTAGTCATGTGCGTCACCAGCCCAGTTCGTTCGCGGTGGTTTCGGCTATCGCGGGCGAGCAGGTCATACCGCGCCCGCCGGGCCCGGTGACCAGCCAGACACCGTCGCGCACCCGCTGGCGGTGCACGACCCGGCTGGTGTCGGTGCACTGTGCGTACACCCCGGCCCAGCGGCGCCGGATCTTCGGCAGCGGGCGGCCGAGGAGGGACTCCACGACGCCGGTGAGGTGGTCGTAGGGGTCCTCGAGGGTGTCGAAGGCGAAGGGGTGCTCGTACTCGTGGGTGTCGCCGATGGTCAGTCCGCCGTCGGCGCGCTGCACCATCAGCAGCTGCATACGGTGCTCCCCGGCCGTGTCGGCCTGCGGCTGCCGCGCGTTCAGCTCCTCCAGGGCGGGGGAGGCGTACGCCGGGTAGTAGCGGAAGCTGTCGGCGTCGGCGACCGAGGTGGTCAGCGGCTCGCCCAGGGGGCCGGTCTGCATCATCTGGAGCCGGACGCGGCGCACCGGCAGATCCGGACCGGCCAGCTCGCGGACCAGGCCGCCGAGCCAGGCGCCGGTGCACAGGACGACGGCGTCACCGGTGTGCACCTCGCCGTGGTCGTCGCGGACGGCCCGCTCGCCGATCACCTCCCGCACCTCGCGGCCGGGCAGGAACGTGTACCGCGGGGAGTTCAGCAACTCGGCGCGCAGGGCGAGCTGGGCGGTGCGCGGCTCGACGGCCGCGTCCCGCTCGCAGTACAGGGCGGCGTCGAACTCCCCGCGCAGCGCGGGGTTGAGGGCCCGTGCCTCGCCCGCGGTCAGCAGCTTGTAGCCGCGCACGGCGGCGTCCGCGCGGGCGACGGCGGCTTCGGCGACGGCCAGCTCCAGCTCGCCGCGGACCGGGGTCAGGGAGCCGTTCGGACGGAAGCCCAGCGCCGGAACGCGGCCGCCGATGTCCTCCCACAGCTCCCGGGCCCGCAGCGCGGTGCCCAGCTCCTCGCCCCCCGCTCGGCCGCTCACCCAGATCTGGCCGAAATTGCGTAGCGAGGCGCCGCGAGCCTCCGTCTCGCGCTCGATCTGTACGACCTCATGGCCGCGTTCCACTGCGTGCCAGGCGTGCATGGTGCCCACCACGCCGGCTCCGACGACTATCACTCTCACGACCGTCACGCTCCATGCGTTTGGGGAACCGGAGGAATCCGGCTGTCAACGAGAGCGTGAACCGAGCATCACATTTGGGCTAGACCCGTTATCTTTTTGTGATGTCGCAAATACGGGCAAAGCGGTATTTTTCAGCCGCTCAGATGTGTCGTGAAGGAGAACCGGTCGCCCCGGTACAGCGTCCGCACCCGCTCCAGCGGACGCCCGGCGGTGTCCCGCGAAACACGGTGGATGAGCAGCATCGGCAGGGCCGGCGGGGTGCCGATGAGCAGGGCCTCGCGCGGTGTGGCGAGCACGGTCTCGATCCGTTCGTCGGCGTCGCCGAAGACGATGTCCCGCTCGGCGAGGTAGGCGTAGAAGGACGAGTCCGGATCGAAGGCGGTGTCCAGATCGGGCACGCGGGCCTCGGCCACATACGTGCTCTCCAGGCCGACCCGCTCGTCATCCGCGAGCAGCACCCGTTCCAGATGCCAGACGGGCTCGCCGCGGGTCAGGCCGGTCTCGGCGGCGAGTGCGTCGGGGCAGGGGAAGCGGTCGAGGGTGACCAGCGCACGGCCGGGGGTGCGCCCCTGGCGCCGTACGCCCTCGGTGTAGCTGGCCAGCGACAGCGGCTGCGCCAGCTTGGGGCCCGCGACCACCGTGCCGCGGCCCCGCCGCCGCAGCTTGCCCTCCAGCACCAGCTCGCGCAGCGCCTGGCGCACCGTCTCCCGGGCGACCTCGAACCGCTCGGAGAGATCACGCTCGGTGGGGATGGGGGAGCCCTCTCCCAACTCGTCCACCAGCCGGTCGATCTGGGCCTTGACGGCGTAGTACTTGGGCACGCGGCCGTGCTCCGGGATGCCGGAGCGGACGGGGGCGCCGGGGGCCTGGTCGTTCGGGTAGTCCACGCGGAGATCGTCGCAGACGGGGTTTCTACCGGGCCCCGGAGGTGCCGGACTCCAGCAGCCGGCCGCCGTCCCAGACCACGCCGACCTGGCGGTAGTACGCGGCGATCGGCTCGTGGATCTCCAGCCGGGCCAGCTCCTCGGTGGGCGCCTCGAACAGCTCCAGCTCGGCGTCGCCGACCCATGGCCGCCCGCCCTCGAAGGAGGCGGCGCCGGACTCGACCAGCTCGTCGAGGGCGAGCCCCTTGCCGTTCTCGATCGAGGGCAGCCAGCGGTGGTGGGCCATGGGGTGGCCGTTGACGAAGCCGCCGGTCTCCGACGGCTCGCGCAGGGTCACCACGGCCTGGGCGAGGCGCCGGTCGGCCGCGGCGAGGGTCGCGCCGAACCGGGCTCCCGCCTCGATGCGCGGGGCGGGCCCGTACGGGTGCGGGCGGGTCTGATGGATGGAGCCGAGCTTCTTCGGATATCCCTGATGCAGCCCGCGGGCGATCGCGAAGTCCTTGTCGACCCAGATGTAGACACAGCGGGAGTACGTCCGGCCCCGGTAGGCGCAGCGGACGACCGCGAAGGTCTCCTTGTACTGGGAGAGCACCGGGTCCAGCAGCTCCCGCCCGCCGGTCGCGCAGGACTGCCAGTCGGCCCAGATCAGCGCGACCGCTCCCGGATCCTCGGCGGCCGGCTCCAACGGCTCGGGCAGCAGTTCGCGTACGCGCGCCGGGTCGGTGCGGTACTCGATGGTGAGCAGGTCGCCGGAGTAGTGCCACGGCGGGGAGGGGATGAGGGCCGAGGCGCCGGTGGCGGTCTTGGGCGGGAAGTAGCCGTGGACGCCGGTCATGCCGTCACGCTCCTGACGCGGATGGGCTGAGAGGGGGGCAGGGCGAGCGTTCACCCACGCGCGAGCCGCTCCAGGCGGGCGTGGAGCTGGTCGACGTAGCTCTCGGACTCCGGCTTCATCAGCACACTGCGCAGGATGCGCGCACCGTCCGCGTCCCGGATGAGCTTCGGATGGAGCGCCGCCAGGCGATCGGCGCCGAGGCGGACCGTGCTCACGAAGACCGGGTCGCCGTCCGTCATCCCCTCCCGCAGGATCCGGGCGCTGGCCGCGTCGATCTGCGACAGCGCGGCGGCCTCGGTCACCGGGAAGTAGCTGACGATGTCCAGTTCCGGGGCCTGGTACAGCTCCAAGTGCTCCGAATTCTCGATGAGTTCCGCCCAGCGCAGGGCCGCGCGCCGACCCGCCGCGAGCGACTGCCCCAGCCCCTCGCGCGTGGGCGGTATCAGCTGGAAGGTGAGCCACAGGGCGGCGGCGGCCGCGCCCGCGCGCGAACACTCCAGGCTGATCTCACCGAGGTGCAGCTCCTCGGAGGTGAAGTAGGTGTACGGAGAGTCGTGCAGATAGAACCGGCCGACCGAGGGGTCACGGAACAGGACGGCGCCGCAGCCATACGGCTGGAGGCCGTGTTTATGCGGGTCCACGACGATGGAATCGGCCTCGGCGATGGCCCGCCACGGCTCCTCGGGCAGGCCCTCGGGACCCTCCGCCCCGGCCAGCAGGGTGAAGAAACCGCCGTAGGCGGCGTCGACGTGGATGCGCACACCGTAGCGCTCGCGCAGCGCCAGCGCCTCGTGGATCGGCTCGACGGCGCCGAACCCGGTGGTGCCGGCCGTGAGCACGACGGTGCCGACGCTGCCGGTCCGCAGAAGCTCCTCCAGCGCGTCGAGGTCCATACGGCCGAGGTCGTCGATCGGGACCGGATGGCCCTCCACGCCCAGGACACCGCACATCCGGCCGTGGGTGTAATGGGCCTCGGTGCTGTACGCGACGCCCTTGCCGGGGTGCAGCTCGCGCGCCACGAAGAGCGCCTCGAGGTTGGCGATGGTGCCGCTGGTGGTCAGGTGCCCGAGATGGGTGTCGTAGCCGAACATCGTGGCGAGCTGCTGGACGGCTTCCCGCTCCATGTCGGCGGTGGCCGGGCCGCCGTCCAGGGCGTGGTTGTTGGGGTTGATCAGCATCGCCGTGAGGTAGCCCACGACCGCCGCCGGATGCGGCGGCTTGAGCATCTGGCCCGCGTAACGGGGGTGGAAGAAGGGGTAGTTGTCCTTGAGTCGCTCGGTGAAGACCTCGAACGCGGCGGCGAACCGGTCGTCGTCCACCGCCAGCGCCGGATGGGCCTGGTAGGGGCCGAAGGTCTTCGCCCAATCGGCGTTCGACGCCAGGGCCGTGGCGAGCCAGCCGTTCAGATCCATATGGTCCACTCCTTGGTCACGACGAGCTTTTGTTCAGGGCCGCTTGGGCGGGCGGATGCCGCGGAACTCCCAGTCGCCGCCGAGGGCGGTGGACCGGACCTCCTCCGACTCGGTGGGCTGCGCGCCGACGTCGGTGCGGATGGGGGTCGGGCCGGTGACGATGTGGTTGGTGAGCCGGCCCAGGCCCTCCACCTCCACCTCCACGACGTCGCCGGGCTGTACGGGGCGGGAGTTGGCGGGCGTCCCGGAGAGCAGGACGTCGCCGGGGTAGAGCGTGATGGTGCGGGCGATGTCGGCGACGAGGTAGTGCATGTCCCACTTCATCTCGTCGGTGGAGCCGTCCTGCGCCGGCCTGCCGTTGACGTAGGTGCGCAGGTACTTGCCGTGGAAGTCCCAGTCGGTGACGAGCCCCGGACCCAGCGGGCACAGGGTGTCGGACCCCTTGACGCGGAGCATCGAACCGGCGTCGGTGTCCCGGAAGTCGTGCAGGCCGAAGTCATTGGCGATCGTATAACCGGCGATGTGCTCCGCCGCCTGCTGGGGCGCGATGTTCCGGGTGGTCTTCCCGATGACGATGGCGACCTCGCCCTCGTAGTTGAGCCACGCGCAGCCCTCGGGGCGGACGACGGCGCCCTGGTGGGAGTTGAGCGCCGAGGTCGGCTTGTGGAAGTACGTGGGGGCCGCGGGGAGCCGGCTCTGGAACTCGGCGACGCGGCTGAGGTGGTTGAGGTGGACGGCGATCACCTTGGAGGGCACCACGGGCGGCAGATGCCGGGCCTCCTGGGCCGTGACGCGGCGACCGTCGCCCGTGACGAGTGCGTCGCCCTCGCGGACGGTCTCCACCACGGCGCCGTCGAGGAGGATGCGGCGGTATTCGGGCATGTCGGCTCTCCTCAGACGGGGCTGTGCGGGGTGCGCGCGGTGGTGGAGGCGGGCGAGCCGGCGCCGGTCCAGCCGTCGGCCGGGCGGTCGAACCAGAGGTGGGCCTGACCGGTGCCGACGGCGTTCTCGTACGCGCCGTACTGGCGGGCGCGGGCGACGCACGCCCGCTCGCCGAGCGCACCGGCCATCATCAGGTAGTGGAAGAACTTCGCCTCGGGCCGGTACGTCCAGAACGTGTCCATGGTGTCGAGGACCTTGTCGTGGCGGCCCTCCTTGAACCAGGCGATGCGCTCCTCGTCGGCCGCCCTCGCCTCGGGGGTGAAGATATGGCGCGGGTCGCTGGACTCGTGGTCCCGGATCTCGCGCAGCGGCCAGAAGGTGTGCGAGAGGGCGCCGGAGGCGATCAGGAGAACACGGCGGCCGGGTGTGGCGGCGATGCCGTCGGCGAGCGCCCGGCCCAGCCGGAAGTGGTCCTCCATGTCGCCGGTCTGGCAGACCCCGATCGTCAGCCACCGCTTGCCGGGCAGGCCCTCGCCCAGGAACTTCCACAGGTTGACGGTGGCGTACTGGATCGGCAGATAGGCGTCGTCGATCGCGGTGATGAAGGTGGCGTGCGCGTCGGCGAAGTGCGTGATGGCGTAGGCGAGTTCGGGGTCGCCGGGGAAGTCGTACGGCATCCGGCACATGCCGCGCGGCAGCTCCTCGGAGGTGTACAGCCCGGCGCGCCGCGGCTGGGCCGTCACGACGAACTCGACCGTGGTGGCCCAGTGGGAGTCCAGGACGACGACGGTGTCGTAGTCGTCGCGCTCGAAGACGTCCTCGCGGAGCTGCCGGAGCCCGGTGACGAGGGTGATCTCCTTGCCGTCGTTGAGCTCGCGCCGGGTCTCCTCCGGGAGCACGATGGTGGGGACATGGGCGAGCAGGCCGGCCCCGACGATCTCACCCATGGTCGTGGAATCCCTTCGGGGCCAGCACGCGGTTCTTCAGGTCGCAGTAGAAGTCGAAGCTCCAGGTGCCGCCCTCGCGGCCGACGCCCGAGAGGCGGGAGCCGCCGAAGGGCGCCCGCAGGTCGCGTACGAAGAAGCAGTTGACCCAGACCGTGCCCGCCACCAACTGGGCGGTGACGCGCTCGGCACGCCGGTGGTCGCCGGTGGCGACGGTGGCGGCCAGCCCGAAGCGGGTGTCGTTGGCGAGGTGGATCGCCTCCGCCTCGTCCACGAAGGTCTGCAGGGTCAGGACCGGGCCGAAGACCTCCTCCTGGACGACCTCCGAGTCCTGGGCGACATCGGTGAGGAGCGTGGGCCGGTAGTACAGACCGCCGAGCCGGGCGTGGGAGCCGCCGCCGAAGACCACGCGGGCACCGGCCGCGGCCGCCCGCCGCACGAAGCCGTCGATCCGCTCGATCTGGCGGGGGTGGATGGTGGGCCCGATGTCGGTGGCCTCCTCGCGCGGATCGCCCTGCCGCAACCGGGCGGCCTTCGCCACGAAGCGCTCGGTGAACTCGTCCGCGATCGACTCCTCGACAAGGAGGCGGGTGGCGGCCAGACACACCTGCCCGGCGTTGTCGAACTGCTCCACGGCCAGGTCGACGGCCAGCTCCAGATCCGCGTCCGCGAAGACCAACAGCGGTGATTTGCCGCCGAGTTCCAGGCTCAGCGGGGTCAGGTTCGGTGCGGCCGAGGCGGCGATGCGCCGGGCGGTCGCCACCGAGCCGGTGAAACTGATCCGGCGGACGTCCGGGTGGGAGGTGAGGTCATCGCCGATCTCGGCCCCGTGGCCCTGGACGATGTTGAGCACACCGGGTGGCAGTCCCGCCTCGGCCGCGATGTCCGCGAGCAGCGAGGCGGTCAGCGGGGACCACTCCGCGGGCTTGAGGACCACCGTGTTCCCGGCGGCAAGGGCCGGGGCGACCTTCCACGTGGCCAGCATCAGCGGCGCGTTCCACGGGGTGATCAGCACACACGGGCCCGCCGGGTCCCAGCTGACGTGGTTGGTGTGGCCGGGCGCGGCGGAGCCGCCGGTGTGCGTGGCGAAGTCCTCGTGGCCCAGGGTCAGCAGCCAGTCCGCGAAGAAGCGGAAGTTGCGGGCGACGCGTGGCATCACACCCCGGCGGTGCGAGCGCAGAAGCGCGCCGTTGTCGGTGGTCTCGACGATCGCCAGCTCTTCGAGGCGCTTTTCCACCCCGTCGGCGATGGCGTGGAGGATGCGGGCGCGCTCGGCCCAGGGAGTGGCCGCCCAGCCGGGGAAGGCGGCCTTCGCGGCGGCCACGGCGGCCTCGGCCTCGGCGGGGCCGCCGCGGGCGATGCGGGCGAGGGTGCCGCCGTCGATCGGCGAGACGTCGGGGAAGGTGTCGGCGGACGCCACGCGCCGGCCGCCGATCCAGTGTCGGGTGTCGACGGCGACGCCGGCGATCCGCGCCTCGTGCACAGCTGTGTCCGGCTGTTGGGGCATGTCCCGATCCTCCAGCTTGTTTGGCCCCAAACAAGCTAACTGCGCCACGAGGCGGGGTCAAGGTTGCCGTGGTGGCCTTCGGCGGCCGGGTGCCGCGCCGGGAAGCCGTGCCGAGGTGCCGCCCCCGGGCGTGGTCACTGGCGGGAGCGGCGGCCCGAACGGCGCGGGGCCAGATCCCTTCCGTCGAGGAGCTGCCGTCGGCGCTCTTCGCCGTGCTCCTCCAGCTGGGCCACGATGGCGCGCAGCCCGTTGGCGAGCCGCAGACAGTCCTCGGCGCTGAGCGGGGTGGCGACGAACGCCTCTTCGGCGTTGAACGCGGGGAAGAGGCGCTCCATGAGCTCCTCGCCCTCGGGGGTCAGCGAGAGCAGGACGCGCCGGCCGTCGTCGGGGTGGGGCGCGCGGGCCACCAGGCGGCGTGACTCGAGAGTGCGCGCGATCCCGGTCAGTGTCCCCTTGGAAACGCCCGCCTCCTCAGCGACCGACCAGGTCTCGGCCTCGCCCCAGATCCACAGCACCCACATGACCACGAAGCCGGTCCAGGTCAGATCGTGCGGGCGCAGCACGGAGTTCTCCAGGTGCTGGCGAACGGCCGCGGCGGCGCGGTGGATGTTGGCGACGGCGGCCATCTGTTCGCGCTGCAGCTCGAAGCCGCCGAGCCGTTCCTGGACGGCCTGTTCGGTCTCGGTGATGGATCGGCGGCGCCCGGGCACGATGGCATCCTCCTCGGCTGCGGGCGGCAAGGGCCGCCGTGTCATTCGTTCGCGATCAAATGTAGCCCCGGGTGCGCCGGTCGCCGGGGCGTTCGCGCCCTGGTCGCATCGCGGCGATCCCTTGTGGACGGCCCGGCCGCCTCGTATCGTGTGGGCCCTCCCGTTTGGCATCAAATAACTTTGCGGAGCGACCATTGAGCGCCGAGACAGCCGACCGCGTCCGCCAGCGGACCGAGGCACTCGCCGCCGAGGGCATCGACGTCGTACGGGTCGCCTATCCCGACATGATG is from Streptomyces hygroscopicus and encodes:
- a CDS encoding 2-aminoethylphosphonate ABC transporter substrate-binding protein is translated as MPTNIRKPLAALCVLALPLTACGGNTAASDEKVVTVYSADGLKGEKGDGWYDRIFKDFQKETGIKVEYVEGGSGEMVQRATREKFNPQADVLVTLPPFIQQADAKGLLRKYTPKGADQVGGADKAANGTWTAVVNNYFGFVHHTKKVKRAPATWEDLLDGSYKNKLQYSTPGVAGDGTAVLIKAMHDFGGEKPAMEYLAKLQKNNVGPAASTGKLAPKVDKGELLVANGDVQMNYAQSKSMPNLGIWFPARRGGKPTTFALPYAAGLVTKAPHTANGEKLLDYMLSRTAQNQVSEVGGGFTARKDIKATDANATALTKLMDGVEVFQPDWSDIQKNLPSYIDAWKSATDS
- a CDS encoding ABC transporter permease yields the protein MLVHSRKARWAVWSVFLILFLPLFALPLLVVLGASFATHWSGVLPSGMTTANYQAATRGEALQALTTSLVTAVTASLLALAVGTWAALAAAGLKRRSRKVLDALFVLPVAVPSVVVGLAILVAFSQPPVLLNGTRWIVITAHTVLVTAFAHQSVAAAITRLDPAYEQAAASLGARPAAVLWRVRLPLLLPSLTAAVGLCFALSMGELSATMMLYPPDWTPLPVLIYAATDRGALFTGSAIAVVLMAATLLVLLAVSRIRTRASYR
- a CDS encoding ABC transporter permease, which codes for MASATLSTPAKARPRAAAWAWAWALPPVGLLALVFLYPLALVVQQSVRPDTGGTSVQAYADVFASEAFREALWTTVWLAAASTAGCLVLGFVLALIIAFVPFPGARAAARFIDVFLSFPSFLITLALLFVYGSTGMANGLWTDVTGAGEGPFQFLTTPWGVLLAEITYFTPFVVRPLLAAFSQLDTAQLEAASSLGARAPRIIRQLILPEALPALAAGGSLVLVLCLNEFGIVLFTGAKGVTTLPMLVYGKAILESDYPGACVVAVVNVLISVGLYGLYRVVSRRAGA
- a CDS encoding phosphonate ABC transporter ATP-binding protein, with product MGIRFDAVTVAYDGNVVLDALDLTVAPGEVMALLGPSGSGKTTALRAVAGFVRPASGRVFLGDRDVTDLPPHRRGIGMVVQSYALFPHLRVEDNVAFGLKARKVPKAEIRARVAEALEMTGMAAYARRHPRELSGGQQQRVAIARALAIRPDVLLLDEPLSALDARLRSGMLAELARLHRELPEVSILYVTHDQVEALTLADRIAVMDKARLQACGTPRELYRAPADAFTASFVGNANLLPVTVGSAGVSFADAEIAVDTAGAVPGATATLCVRPHLVGIGAGPNRLTGTVAEIQWRGATHRLYVDVAGHRVMADVRELREPPAHGDPVTVHFAPEDAVLLTAGVSGHG
- a CDS encoding haloacid dehalogenase; protein product: MTTPTDTTDTTGTIRLVALDMAGTTVADGGLVERAFDAASGELGVRPGTPDHAEKLAYVRATMGESKISVFRHLFGAEELAQRANAAFERAYGELVDGGLIAPVPGAREAIEELAADGRTVVLTTGFARVTQDAILDALGWRDLVPLTLCPADAGGRGRPYPDMVLEAFLRTRAAEDVAQVAVVGDTSYDMLSGVRAGAGLVAGVRTGAHGDEAFRAAGATHVLDSVADLPALLRGVG
- a CDS encoding FAD-dependent oxidoreductase; translated protein: MRVIVVGAGVVGTMHAWHAVERGHEVVQIERETEARGASLRNFGQIWVSGRAGGEELGTALRARELWEDIGGRVPALGFRPNGSLTPVRGELELAVAEAAVARADAAVRGYKLLTAGEARALNPALRGEFDAALYCERDAAVEPRTAQLALRAELLNSPRYTFLPGREVREVIGERAVRDDHGEVHTGDAVVLCTGAWLGGLVRELAGPDLPVRRVRLQMMQTGPLGEPLTTSVADADSFRYYPAYASPALEELNARQPQADTAGEHRMQLLMVQRADGGLTIGDTHEYEHPFAFDTLEDPYDHLTGVVESLLGRPLPKIRRRWAGVYAQCTDTSRVVHRQRVRDGVWLVTGPGGRGMTCSPAIAETTANELGW
- a CDS encoding GntR family transcriptional regulator, which encodes MDYPNDQAPGAPVRSGIPEHGRVPKYYAVKAQIDRLVDELGEGSPIPTERDLSERFEVARETVRQALRELVLEGKLRRRGRGTVVAGPKLAQPLSLASYTEGVRRQGRTPGRALVTLDRFPCPDALAAETGLTRGEPVWHLERVLLADDERVGLESTYVAEARVPDLDTAFDPDSSFYAYLAERDIVFGDADERIETVLATPREALLIGTPPALPMLLIHRVSRDTAGRPLERVRTLYRGDRFSFTTHLSG
- a CDS encoding acetoacetate decarboxylase, which produces MTGVHGYFPPKTATGASALIPSPPWHYSGDLLTIEYRTDPARVRELLPEPLEPAAEDPGAVALIWADWQSCATGGRELLDPVLSQYKETFAVVRCAYRGRTYSRCVYIWVDKDFAIARGLHQGYPKKLGSIHQTRPHPYGPAPRIEAGARFGATLAAADRRLAQAVVTLREPSETGGFVNGHPMAHHRWLPSIENGKGLALDELVESGAASFEGGRPWVGDAELELFEAPTEELARLEIHEPIAAYYRQVGVVWDGGRLLESGTSGAR